In the Borrelia turicatae 91E135 genome, one interval contains:
- the glpK gene encoding glycerol kinase GlpK: MKYILSIDQGTTSSRAIIFDKKANIKGFAQKEFKQIYPYPSWVEHNPNEIWSSILGVMAEALANARTFPNEIEAIGITNQRETTIIWDRQTGHPIYNAIVWQDRRTAQLCDELKARGQDKNFLKKTGLVLDAYFSGTKIKWILDNVAGARKRAEKGELCFGTIDTWIVWNLTKGKIHITDYSNASRTLLLNIKSLEWDEELLQILNIPKSILPELKQSSEVYGKTDSSILGTEITISGIAGDQFAATFGQACLQKGMAKNTYGTGCFVTVNIGKNPIINEQQTLLTSIAWGRKNSITYVLEGSVFIGGAVIQWLKDNLELFRKNSDAEALAASVNNNGGVYFVPAFVGLGTPHWDSYARGTIIGLTRSSTKEHITRAALESIALQSFDVLTEMQNSIQGFAIKELRVDGKASQNNLLMQFQADILQCNVVRPKITETTALGSAYLAGLAVGYWESTEEITSLWKSDKIFEPSMENSKREDLIYNWHKAIKRAKDWIQ, from the coding sequence ATGAAATATATTCTATCTATTGATCAAGGTACAACTAGTTCAAGAGCAATAATATTTGACAAAAAAGCAAACATAAAAGGATTTGCACAAAAAGAATTTAAACAAATTTATCCATATCCAAGTTGGGTTGAACATAATCCAAACGAAATATGGAGCTCAATATTAGGAGTCATGGCAGAAGCTTTAGCAAATGCAAGAACTTTTCCCAATGAAATTGAAGCAATTGGAATTACGAATCAAAGAGAAACGACAATTATTTGGGATAGGCAAACAGGACATCCAATTTATAACGCAATAGTCTGGCAAGATAGAAGAACAGCACAACTTTGCGATGAATTAAAAGCAAGAGGACAAGATAAAAATTTTTTAAAAAAAACAGGTCTTGTATTAGATGCTTATTTTAGCGGTACAAAAATAAAATGGATATTGGATAATGTTGCAGGAGCAAGAAAACGAGCAGAAAAGGGAGAATTATGTTTTGGAACAATAGATACTTGGATAGTCTGGAACCTTACTAAAGGAAAAATACATATTACAGATTATTCTAATGCATCAAGAACCCTACTCTTAAACATTAAATCACTTGAATGGGACGAAGAACTACTGCAAATATTAAACATCCCAAAATCAATTCTACCTGAACTTAAACAAAGTTCCGAAGTGTATGGAAAAACCGACTCTTCCATACTGGGGACAGAAATCACTATTTCAGGAATTGCGGGTGATCAGTTTGCAGCAACATTTGGACAAGCATGTCTTCAAAAAGGAATGGCTAAAAATACCTATGGAACTGGTTGCTTTGTTACCGTTAATATAGGAAAAAACCCTATTATTAATGAACAACAAACACTTTTAACGTCAATTGCATGGGGAAGAAAAAATTCAATAACTTATGTTCTTGAGGGAAGTGTTTTCATTGGAGGAGCTGTAATTCAATGGTTAAAAGATAATCTAGAATTATTTAGAAAAAATAGTGATGCAGAGGCACTGGCAGCCTCAGTAAATAATAATGGGGGTGTTTATTTTGTACCAGCATTTGTAGGCCTTGGAACACCTCATTGGGATTCTTATGCCAGAGGAACAATTATTGGACTTACAAGAAGCTCAACAAAAGAACACATTACAAGAGCCGCTCTTGAGAGCATTGCATTGCAAAGCTTTGATGTACTAACCGAAATGCAAAACTCAATTCAAGGTTTTGCAATAAAAGAACTAAGAGTTGATGGAAAAGCCAGTCAAAATAATCTACTTATGCAATTTCAAGCTGATATTTTACAGTGCAATGTTGTCAGACCAAAAATTACAGAAACTACTGCTCTTGGTTCTGCTTATCTGGCAGGACTTGCTGTGGGATATTGGGAAAGTACTGAAGAGATTACAAGTCTTTGGAAATCAGATAAAATATTTGAACCTTCAATGGAAAATAGCAAAAGAGAAGATTTAATCTATAATTGGCATAAAGCTATTAAGAGAGCAAAGGATTGGATCCAATAA